In a single window of the Elaeis guineensis isolate ETL-2024a chromosome 4, EG11, whole genome shotgun sequence genome:
- the LOC140857046 gene encoding uncharacterized protein — protein sequence MADAGPPRLDLRTAGHMLRRSWSLLLASLPALLLAALLLLSFRSALLAGTLRLAAVADRDPAVRSLLSRLSPGAAATAAAGPPLRPPPRRRSPFLQLTRLGTFDDDFFSDSDAAAPSDRRFSRWPASSNASFPGPVRLFLVDGTLGSPRSPKSVKIRVPEFPTSPFLFSFPDVEGGADDAASDRDQAVDLQIFGQGLELDRQDATVILYLLTLLSSTHALAIVGFILFYTSVLGVVFVAVSTSLLQKRVSITGTIYYGARLGIRRLTGFVFLRWAARDALVQFLCIWFFADVGDQNELFKLFVKVKLMPFSLSPLNPWSGPRDEALSGFFFIWALLDTVVSVVFAVVPWVVIMDHNLRRRGRDVLREGCYLISMMPAQTILIKCFETMVCGNLGRRIAMMFGGRLFAGIFHSVAEVYFMVVWLIFYLAARCKDGELEGRRFGSQELEECINELR from the coding sequence ATGGCGGACGCCGGTCCGCCGCGGCTTGACCTCCGGACCGCAGGTCACATGCTCCGCCGGTCGTGGTCTCTCCTCCTCGCCTCCCTCCCCGCTCTCCTCCTAGCCGCCCTCCTTCTCCTCTCCTTCCGCTCCGCCCTCCTCGCCGGCACACTGCGCCTCGCCGCCGTCGCCGACCGCGACCCTGCCGTCCGCTCTCTCCTCTCCCGCCTCTCACCCGGCGCCGCCGCCACCGCTGCCGCCGGCCCCCCGCTTCGTCCTCCCCCCCGCCGCCGCAGCCCCTTCCTCCAACTCACCCGACTTGGCACCTTCGACGACGACTTCTTCTCCGACTCCGACGCCGCTGCCCCCAGCGACCGCCGCTTTTCCCGCTGGCCGGCCTCCTCCAACGCATCCTTCCCCGGCCCCGTCCGcctcttcctcgtcgatggcaCCCTGGGGTCACCAAGATCCCCCAAATCCGTCAAGATCAGGGTCCCCGAATTCCCTACCTcccccttcctcttctccttccccgaTGTTGAAGGCGGCGCTGATGATGCCGCCAGCGATCGAGACCAAGCCGTCGATCTCCAGATCTTCGGCCAGGGACTGGAATTGGACCGCCAGGATGCAACGGTGATCCTCTATCTCCTCACCCTACTCTCCTCAACCCACGCCCTCGCCATCGTAGGGTTCATTCTCTTCTACACCTCCGTCCTCGGCGTCGTCTTCGTTGCCGTCAGCACGTCTCTTCTCCAGAAGCGGGTCTCCATCACCGGTACTATCTATTACGGCGCTCGATTGGGAATCCGGCGGCTCACGGGGTTCGTGTTCTTGCGCTGGGCTGCGAGGGATGCCCTGGTCCAGTTCCTTTGCATATGGTTCTTTGCTGACGTCGGGGACCAGAACGAGCTCTTCAAGCTTTTTGTAAAGGTCAAGCTTATGCCTTTCTCCCTATCGCCATTGAACCCGTGGTCCGGACCTCGGGATGAAGCTCTCTCGGGTTTCTTCTTCATCTGGGCCTTGCTCGACACGGTGGTCTCTGTCGTTTTTGCAGTTGTTCCATGGGTGGTGATCATGGACCATAATTTGAGAAGACGGGGGCGGGATGTGTTGAGAGAAGGGTGCTATTTGATATCGATGATGCCGGCCCAGACTATATTGATCAAGTGCTTTGAGACGATGGTCTGTGGGAATCTTGGCAGGAGAATTGCAATGATGTTTGGGGGGAGGCTCTTTGCAGGGATATTTCATTCGGTGGCAGAGGTCTACTTTATGGTGGTATGGCTGATCTTCTATCTTGCAGCACGGTGTAAGGATGGGGAATTGGAAGGTAGGAGGTTTGGAAGCCAAGAATTGGAGGAATGTATCAATGAGCTGAGATGA